The Yersinia entomophaga nucleotide sequence TCTTTGTGTGGACAAATTTTCAGCGTAATTGCCGTTCCCGGACACACTCTCGGCCATATCGCATACTACAGCGCACCTTATCTTTTTTGCGGTGATACGTTATTTTCCGGCGGCTGCGGAAGGCTGTTTGAAGGTTCGCCCCAACAAATGTACGCATCAATTCAACGACTCGCACAGTTGGCCGATGAAACCTTAATTTGCAGCGCGCATGAATATACTCTTTCGAATCTTAACTTTGCCCGTGCAGTTTTACCACAAGATCGAGATATTGAAACATATCAACAACAAATCAAGCAATTAAGAGCAAAAAACCACTCAAGCTTACCCTCAAAATTGCAATTAGAGCGTAAAATTAATGTTTTTTTACGCTGTGATGACATTGATTTACAAAGGAATTTAGGTATAGACCTCCCACCTAATGACCTCTCCCTGATTTTTGCTGAATTACGTGCCCGTAAAGATAGCTTCTGAAGCTTTTAGTTGTGTTATTTGTCGAAGCAAAGTATGATTGCTCGTCTTTTAAGCAACTAACATTGACACACACATGAAGACCAAAGCGATATTTCTCGCCTCAGTCTTGCTTGTAGGGTGCCAAGCGTCCAGGCAGGACGTGCAGGTTCCCGTGCAGCATGCACAGAGTTTGTCTTCGGCAGGTCAAGAAAGTGAAGCAGGAAAGTACACGGATAGTGCCCGAGAGGGCTCCGCGCGATGGCTGGAAAGTGATACCGGCGTCGCGCAGAACGATCTGTGGAACTTCATTAGCGACGAGCTGAAGATGAAGGTTCAGGATAATGCCCTGATCCGTGAACAAAAACGAAAGTATTTAAAAAATAAGAGCTATCTCCACGATGTAACATTACGGGCAGAGCCGTACATGTACCTGATAGTCGAGCAAATTAAGCAACGTAAGATGCCGATGGAGCTGGTACTGCTACCCATAGTGGAGAGCGCTTTTGACCCACACGCTACTTCCTCCGCCAACGCCGCAGGGCTATGGCAGATAGTACCGAGTACCGGTCGAAATTATGGATTAAAGCAAAACCAATGGTATGACGGCCGCCGCGATGTGGTTGCCTCGACCAAGGCAGCGCTTGATATGATGGAACGCCTGAACAAAATGTTTAACGGTGACTGGTTATTAACCATCGCCGCTTATAACAGTGGTGAAGGCCGAGTCATGCAGGCAGTGAAAGCCAATAAAGCCAAGGGTAAACCGACCAATTTCTGGGCATTGTCGCTTCCGCGTGAAACGTCAATTTATGTCCCTAAAATGCTGGCCTTGAGTGACATTATCAAGAACAGCAAGAAATACGGTATCAAGTTACCTGAAACCAACGAAAACCGTGCATTAGCGCGTGTGGACGTCGGTCAGCAGATAGAGCTAACTCAGGCGGCTGAGATGGCAGGAATGTCGCTGACCAAGCTGAAAGCTTATAATTCAGGGTATAAGCGCAATGTAACGGCACCTAACGGCCCTCATTACATTATGTTGCCGAAAACCCATGCAGAGCAGTTTAAAGACTCACTGGCTGACACTGATATTGTTGTGTCCAAATCCACTCAAGTGGCTAATAACACAAAAACATCAGCATCAGGTTCGCAGTATAAAGTTCGCCCTGGCGACACTTTATCTACGATAGCCAAGCGACTGAATATCAAGACCAGCGATTTGCAGAGTTGGAACAACTTACGTACCTCGAGTACCTTAAAAGTTGGGCAAACCCTGCAATTGGCAAGCAATACGGCCAGCAAAAGCATCACCTATCAGGTTCGTAAAGGTGATTCATTTGCCAGTATTGCCAAGCGTCACGGTGTAAACACCAACGATGTGATGCGATGGAATTCGGTAGTCAGCAAGGCCAACAGTTTGCAACCTGGTTTAAAATTGACCCTATATGTCAACGGTCAAAAAGCGCCAGATGCGTAATGCATTAAGGTTATAACGGCTAAAAAGCACCCTTCGGGGTGCTTTTTTTATGTCTGCAATTTGTCATTAATGAAGGTTGACGCGAGCGAATTAAGGTTTGAATTCAACCAGTAAGGGATTGTGATCGGAGGCTCTGGTCACCATCACTTCGGCATCAGCAACTTTTAATTCGCGGTAAAAAACATAGTCCAACGGCCGGCCAAAAGCTCGGCTACGATTATCGGCCTGAAACTCGACTTCCTGTAAACCCTGGCTTCTGGCGAATTTCAGTAATGCTCTAATTCGCTGACGACTCCAGGCATTAAAATCGCCAGCCAGAATCACCGGGCCACGATGCATTGAGATTTGTTCACCAATGGGTTCCAACTGCTTGCTGTAAACGTCTACGCCCAAGCTAAAATTCACAGCATGAATATTGGCCACCATCAGCAATCGGCCATCATGAATGGG carries:
- the gloB gene encoding hydroxyacylglutathione hydrolase, with the protein product MNLISIPAFQDNYIWLLVNPLQRCLIVDPGEAAPVLSELKEKGWIPEGILLTHHHHDHVGGVTEILQNFPNIPVYGPQETAHKGATNIVKDGDSLSLCGQIFSVIAVPGHTLGHIAYYSAPYLFCGDTLFSGGCGRLFEGSPQQMYASIQRLAQLADETLICSAHEYTLSNLNFARAVLPQDRDIETYQQQIKQLRAKNHSSLPSKLQLERKINVFLRCDDIDLQRNLGIDLPPNDLSLIFAELRARKDSF
- the mltD gene encoding murein transglycosylase D, coding for MKTKAIFLASVLLVGCQASRQDVQVPVQHAQSLSSAGQESEAGKYTDSAREGSARWLESDTGVAQNDLWNFISDELKMKVQDNALIREQKRKYLKNKSYLHDVTLRAEPYMYLIVEQIKQRKMPMELVLLPIVESAFDPHATSSANAAGLWQIVPSTGRNYGLKQNQWYDGRRDVVASTKAALDMMERLNKMFNGDWLLTIAAYNSGEGRVMQAVKANKAKGKPTNFWALSLPRETSIYVPKMLALSDIIKNSKKYGIKLPETNENRALARVDVGQQIELTQAAEMAGMSLTKLKAYNSGYKRNVTAPNGPHYIMLPKTHAEQFKDSLADTDIVVSKSTQVANNTKTSASGSQYKVRPGDTLSTIAKRLNIKTSDLQSWNNLRTSSTLKVGQTLQLASNTASKSITYQVRKGDSFASIAKRHGVNTNDVMRWNSVVSKANSLQPGLKLTLYVNGQKAPDA